Proteins co-encoded in one Candidatus Hydrogenedentota bacterium genomic window:
- the hemL gene encoding glutamate-1-semialdehyde 2,1-aminomutase: MTSDKSKQLWNEANRVLVGGVNSPVRAFKGVGGDPFFVASGRGARIRDVDGNELIDYVLSWGPLILGHAHPRIVEAVRKALEKGSSFGIPTEAEIRLAERIVEIVPSIEKVRLVNSGTEATMSAIRLARGYTGRDLIVKIEGCYHGHADGLLVKAGSGLTTLGVPTSPGVPAPYASCTLTMPFNDLDAARALFEAHGENIAAIILEPVAGNMGVVLPEDGYLRALRDLTAAYGSLLIFDEVMTGFRVAMGGAQAHYGVMPDLTVLGKVIGGGLPVGAYGGPEEIMDRVSPVGPIYQAGTLSGNPLATAAGIEMLDVLEEPGVFNGVVDTMTRLCAELGTLARESGVPVYQTQLGTMACMFFHDGPVKNYADATASDTKRYAKFFWGMLERGVYLAPSQFEAMFMSSAHGGSEIDQTLSAAKAALAAL; encoded by the coding sequence ATGACGTCGGACAAGTCGAAACAACTGTGGAATGAAGCGAACCGCGTGCTCGTGGGCGGCGTGAACAGCCCCGTGCGCGCGTTCAAGGGTGTGGGCGGCGATCCGTTCTTTGTGGCGTCCGGCAGGGGCGCGCGCATCAGGGACGTTGACGGCAACGAGTTGATTGATTACGTGCTGTCGTGGGGGCCGCTCATCCTCGGGCACGCGCACCCGCGCATCGTCGAAGCGGTGCGCAAGGCGCTCGAGAAGGGATCGAGTTTCGGGATTCCGACGGAAGCGGAAATCCGGCTCGCGGAACGGATCGTCGAGATCGTCCCGTCGATCGAGAAGGTGCGCCTCGTGAATAGCGGCACGGAAGCGACGATGAGCGCGATTCGTTTGGCGCGCGGGTATACGGGCCGCGATCTCATCGTGAAAATCGAGGGCTGCTATCACGGCCACGCCGACGGTCTGTTGGTAAAGGCGGGCAGCGGCCTGACGACGCTTGGCGTGCCGACGAGTCCGGGCGTACCCGCGCCGTATGCCTCGTGTACGTTGACGATGCCGTTCAACGATCTTGACGCGGCGCGTGCGTTATTCGAGGCGCACGGCGAGAACATCGCAGCGATCATCCTCGAACCGGTCGCGGGGAATATGGGCGTCGTACTGCCGGAGGACGGGTACCTGCGCGCATTGCGCGATTTGACCGCGGCGTATGGTTCGTTGCTCATCTTCGACGAGGTGATGACCGGTTTCCGCGTGGCGATGGGCGGGGCGCAGGCGCATTACGGTGTGATGCCCGACCTGACGGTGCTGGGCAAAGTTATTGGCGGAGGGTTGCCCGTTGGCGCGTACGGCGGCCCGGAGGAAATCATGGACCGCGTTTCACCCGTTGGGCCGATTTACCAGGCGGGAACGCTTTCGGGCAATCCGCTCGCGACGGCGGCGGGCATCGAAATGCTCGATGTACTCGAAGAGCCGGGCGTGTTCAACGGCGTTGTCGACACAATGACGCGACTTTGTGCGGAACTTGGGACGCTGGCGCGGGAATCGGGCGTGCCCGTGTATCAGACGCAGTTGGGCACGATGGCGTGCATGTTCTTCCATGACGGTCCCGTGAAGAACTACGCGGACGCGACGGCGAGTGACACGAAACGGTATGCGAAATTCTTCTGGGGCATGCTCGAGCGCGGCGTCTACCTCGCGCCTTCGCAGTTCGAGGCGATGTTCATGAGCAGTGCGCACGGCGGCAGCGAGATCGATCAAACGCTAAGCGCGGCGAAGGCGGCGTTGGCCGCACTGTAG